The Sinorhizobium fredii genome contains the following window.
GCTTCGAGCGAGGCCGCGACGATGTTGGTATTGATGCCAGCACCGAAGAGCGTGCCGCCCGGATGCTCGACCTCCACATAGGCGATCGCGGCGGCGTTCGAGCCGTGCTGCAGCGAGTGCTCGGAATAGTCCGCGACCGAGAGCTCGATGCCGAGATAGATCGACAGCGCGTTGATGAAACCGTCTATCGGGCCGGTGCCCTTGCCTTCGATCCGCTTCGTCTCGCCGCGATCGGTGATCTCGGCGGCAACGACTCTGAGCCCCTTGTGGTCGCCCACCGGATAGGTGTGGTGATCGACGAACTTGATGCGTGCGCCGGGCTGCTCGACATAGCGCTCGATGAAGCGCTGATGGATGCGCTTCGACGGCAATTCCTTGCCTTCTTCGTCGGTGATCCGCTGAATGTCCTCGCGGAACTCGATCTGCAGGTTGCGCGGCAGGTTGATGCCGTAGTCTTCCTGCATGATATAGGCGATGCCGCCCTTGCCCGATTGCGAGTTGATCCGGATGATGGCCTCGTAGCTGCGGCCGACATCGCGCGGGTCGATCGGCAGATACGGCACTTCCCAGATGGGCTTGTTGGCCTGCTTCAGCGCCTTCATGCCCTTGTTGATGGCGTCCTGATGCGAGCCGGAGAAGGCGGTGTAGACCAGTTCGCCGACATAGGGATGGCGTTCCGGAATGACCATCTGGTTCGAATATTCGTAGACTTCCTTGATCCGCTCGATATCCGAGCAGTCCAGCTTCGGATCGACCCCTTGCGTGAACATGTTGAGCGCCAGCGTCACCACGTCGACATTGCCGGTGCGCTCGCCATTGCCGAACAGCGTGCCCTCGACGCGATCGGCGCCGGCCATCAGGCCCAGTTCGGTGGCAGCGATGCCGGTGCCGCGGTCGTTGTGCGGATGCAGCGAGATGATCAGGTTCTCGCGGTTGTCGAGATTGCGGCACATCCATTCGATCTGGTCGGCATAGACGTTCGGCGTCGCCATCTCGACGGTCGACGGCAGGTTGATGATCAGCTTGTTGTCCGGGGTCGGCCTGACGATCTCCGTGACCGCATTGCAGATCTCCAGCGCCACTTCCAGTTCGGTGCCGGTGAAGCTCTCGGGCGAATATTCGAAGCGATAGCCGCCGCCAGCCTTTGCCGCCATGTCGGTGATCATCTTGGCGGCGTCGGTTGCGATCTGCTTGATGCCGGCGACATCTTTGGCGAACACGACGCGGCGCTGCAGCTCGCTCGTGGAGTTGTAGAAGTGGACGATCGGCCGGTGCGCGCCCTCAAGCGCCTCGAAGGTACGGGTGATCAGTTCCGGCCGGCACTGCACCAGCACCTGCAGCGACACGTCGGCCGGCACATTGCCCTCCTCGACGCACCAGCGGGCAAAGTCGAAATCGGTCTGCGACGCAGACGGGAAGCCGATCTCGATTTCCTTGAACCCCATGTCGACGAGCAGGTGGAACATGCGGGCCTTGCGGTCGTGCCCCATCGGATCGACAAGCGCCTGGTTGCCGTCGCGCAGATCCACCGAGCACCAGATCGGCGCCTTGCTGATCGTATTCGACGGCCAGGTGCGGTCCGGCAGCGCGACCTGCGGATAGGCCTGATATTTCACCGCGGCCTCGGGCATGCCGGCCTTGATGGGATGCGATCTCAGTGTCATGTGCAGCTTCTCTTCGTCACTGGAGCGTGGCTTGCCGGATGCAATAGCCGATCACGGACCATATTGCGAGGCTGATGCCGACGCCATTGTTTCAGTTCTGGGGTGTTCGAGGAGCATCTGCCGGCAAGGCTTTCGGCCGCCGGGCGCCCCTCACCGGACCCGGCAACCGCGAGTAAGGCCGAGAAGAAGAAGCGAGGCAAAGGCGCGCGAGGGGGCACGATCGTGATCGTGTCCAAAGGAGATCGCTGAGATCTTGTGCGCGTAAGCCTTGGTCATAAGAGTGCCTATACACGGCTTGGCGAAGCGGAGCAAGGGAGCTGATGGGTGTAGCGCGTGTTAGCTGAGGCTTCACCAATAGCCTGCGGGGCTGGCGTCGAAGTCAACATAAATAGGCAGAACGGTGCGGCAGAACCCTTCTCCCCGCCTGCGGGGAGAAGGTGGCAGCAGCCGGATGAGGGGCGATTCGCTGGGGTGACCCGACGTCAAATCTCCGCGACCGATGTGATGATCCGCGAGACGAGTCCATAGGACTTCGCCTCGTCGGCGCCGAGCCAGTAGTCGCGGTCCGTGTCCTTGGCGATCTTCTCGACCGGCTGGCCGGTCGCTTCGGAGAAGATCTTGTTAAGCCGTTCGTTCATCTTGATGATTTCACGCGCCTGGATCTCGATGTCCGAAGCCATGCCGCGGGTGCCGCCGGACGGTTGATGCAGCAGGAAGCGGGTATTCGGCAGGCAAAGGCGCCGTTCCTTCGGCGGAGCGACGAAGATGAGCGCGCCGGCGGAGGCCACCCAACCCGTGCCGATCGTCCAGACCTTCGGCTTCACGAACTTGATCATGTCGTGAATGCTGTCGCCGGATTCGACGTGTCCGCCCGGCGAGTTGACGAAGATGCGAATGTCTTCGTCGCTGGCCGAGGCAAGCGCCACCAGCTGCGAGCAGACCTTCTGCGCCAGTTCCTGGTTGATCGTTCCGTAGATGAAAATCGAACGAGACTTGAAAAGGTTCGCCTCGGTTTCCTTGCCCAGCGGCAGTTCGGTCTTCTTTTCTTCCTGGTCGTCGTCGTTCATCCGCATTCTTCGGACTCCTCGTGAAATGTCTCAAGGTCAGATAATGCGACTCGATGCCGATGACAATGCAAACCGCCAGTGAATAAAGGTCCGGACCCCGAGCGCTGCCGCAATGGTAAATGGGTGCACCGTCAAATGCCGTATGGACAGCGCGAAAAAGCCCAATAAGATCAGCGCGTCATCAGAGCGGACGGGCTGCCTCCCGTGCCCGCCGACAAATGGGGACCATAATGAAGACACGCATGCTCATTGCCACCGCCGCACTCGGCGCTTCCGCGGCGCCCGCCTTCGCGCATCTCGACCCGGTCGAGCACGGTTCGCTGGCGGCCGGTCTTTCCCATCCGTTTTTCGGCGCGGACCATGTTCTGGCGATGGTCGCCGTCGGCCTCTGGGCCGCGCAGATCGGCGGCCGCGCGCTCTGGACTGTTCCTGCTGCCTTCGTCGGGATGATGACTGTCGGCTTCGGACTGGCGCTCGCCGCCGTTCCCCTGCCCTTCGCCGAGCCTGCGATCCTCGCCTCGGTCGTCGCCCTCGGCCTGATCGTCGCGATCGCCGTGCGCCTCGACGTGGCGCCGGCCGCTGCGATCGTCGGCATCTTCGCCCTCATCCACGGCCATGCCCATGGCAGCGAACTGGGGCAGGCCGGCGCCTGGTCCTTCGCTCTCGGCTTTATCGCCGCAACCGCATTGCTGCACGCCGCCGGCCTTGGCCTCGGTATCGCGCTCGCGAGGCTTTCGAGCAACGGCACGCTTGCCCGCCTTCTCGGCGGCGTCACCGCGCTGGCCGGCGCCGCGATGATCTTTGGCTGACCATACCGGCGCAAGGGCGGCGGGCTTCCCGCCGCTTCAGCCGCGGCCGCGATAGGTCGGCACGCCCTGATCCGGCAGCCAGACGCCTGCGGGCGGATTGCCGGTCTGCCAGAACACATCGATTGGGATACCGCCGCGCGGGTACCAGTAGGCGCCGATCCTCAGCCACTTCGGAGAAAGAAGCGACACCAGCCGCTTAGCGATGTCGATCGTGCAATCCTCGTGGAAGGCGCCGTGATTGCGGAAGGAATGCAGGAACAGCTTCAGCGACTTCGATTCGACCAGCCAACCGTTCGGCACGTAGTCGATAACGATGTGGGCGAAGTCCGGCTGTCCGGTCATAGGGCAGAGCGAGGTGAATTCCGGCGCCGTGAAGCGGACGAGGAAATCCGTACCCTCATGGCCGCTCGGCACGCGTTCGAGCACCGCCTCCTCGGGGCTCTGCGGCAGGTCGACCTTCGCCCCCAGTTGTGAAAGTCCTGATACGTCGGTCTTCGGCATTTCCCTGGTTCCTTAAGTTTGGAGCGATGCGGGCAAAGCACCGCACACCCTTTTTCGTCATCCCGTTCTGGTTTTGACGCGCACGCCGTGCGGTTTTTCGCCTTCCGGCTCGACGTGGATGGCGATCCTTGCGCCCGGATGAACGGCGCGGATAGCAACCTCGATCCGGTCGCAAATATCATGGGCGTCGCCGACCGGCATCGCCTCCGGCACGACCATGTGAAAATCCACGAAGGTCGCCGGACCCGCCTGCCGCGTCTTCAGGTCATGGACGCCGAGCGACCCGCCGGCATTGGCGGCGATCGCCTGCTTGATCGCCTCTTCTTCCTCCGCCGGCACAGCCTTGTCCATCAGCCCGTCGATCGAGCGCGAGATGACCTTCCAGCCCTGAAACAGGATGTTGGCGGCGACGACCACGGCAAGCAAGGGATCGAGAATTGCATAGCCGGTGGCAACGGCAAGAACAAGACCCGCGAGCACCCCGGCCGACGTGACGACGTCGGAGAGGATGTGATGTCCGTCGGCGCTGAGTGCCGGCGAACGATGCGCCCTGCCGGCGCGGATCAGGACATAGGCCCAGATCGCGTTAACGACACCGGCAGCGAAGTTGATTGCCAGGCCGAGCGCCGGCGCCTTCAGCAAGGACGGCGCCATCATCTCGGGCACGGCCTCCCAAAGGATGGACAGCGCCGCCACGACGATCAGGACACCTTCGATGACCGCCGAGAAATACT
Protein-coding sequences here:
- the leuA gene encoding 2-isopropylmalate synthase yields the protein MTLRSHPIKAGMPEAAVKYQAYPQVALPDRTWPSNTISKAPIWCSVDLRDGNQALVDPMGHDRKARMFHLLVDMGFKEIEIGFPSASQTDFDFARWCVEEGNVPADVSLQVLVQCRPELITRTFEALEGAHRPIVHFYNSTSELQRRVVFAKDVAGIKQIATDAAKMITDMAAKAGGGYRFEYSPESFTGTELEVALEICNAVTEIVRPTPDNKLIINLPSTVEMATPNVYADQIEWMCRNLDNRENLIISLHPHNDRGTGIAATELGLMAGADRVEGTLFGNGERTGNVDVVTLALNMFTQGVDPKLDCSDIERIKEVYEYSNQMVIPERHPYVGELVYTAFSGSHQDAINKGMKALKQANKPIWEVPYLPIDPRDVGRSYEAIIRINSQSGKGGIAYIMQEDYGINLPRNLQIEFREDIQRITDEEGKELPSKRIHQRFIERYVEQPGARIKFVDHHTYPVGDHKGLRVVAAEITDRGETKRIEGKGTGPIDGFINALSIYLGIELSVADYSEHSLQHGSNAAAIAYVEVEHPGGTLFGAGINTNIVAASLEAIVSAANRVLETVAK
- a CDS encoding ATP-dependent Clp protease proteolytic subunit: MNDDDQEEKKTELPLGKETEANLFKSRSIFIYGTINQELAQKVCSQLVALASASDEDIRIFVNSPGGHVESGDSIHDMIKFVKPKVWTIGTGWVASAGALIFVAPPKERRLCLPNTRFLLHQPSGGTRGMASDIEIQAREIIKMNERLNKIFSEATGQPVEKIAKDTDRDYWLGADEAKSYGLVSRIITSVAEI
- a CDS encoding HupE/UreJ family protein, with the translated sequence MKTRMLIATAALGASAAPAFAHLDPVEHGSLAAGLSHPFFGADHVLAMVAVGLWAAQIGGRALWTVPAAFVGMMTVGFGLALAAVPLPFAEPAILASVVALGLIVAIAVRLDVAPAAAIVGIFALIHGHAHGSELGQAGAWSFALGFIAATALLHAAGLGLGIALARLSSNGTLARLLGGVTALAGAAMIFG
- the queF gene encoding preQ(1) synthase, which codes for MPKTDVSGLSQLGAKVDLPQSPEEAVLERVPSGHEGTDFLVRFTAPEFTSLCPMTGQPDFAHIVIDYVPNGWLVESKSLKLFLHSFRNHGAFHEDCTIDIAKRLVSLLSPKWLRIGAYWYPRGGIPIDVFWQTGNPPAGVWLPDQGVPTYRGRG
- a CDS encoding cation diffusion facilitator family transporter — its product is MTASDNRTVLRLAFWGIPLSLGVMGLKLLAWWVTGSVALLSDGLESVVNVVAAVIAYAMIGYAAKPADAGHPFGHHKAEYFSAVIEGVLIVVAALSILWEAVPEMMAPSLLKAPALGLAINFAAGVVNAIWAYVLIRAGRAHRSPALSADGHHILSDVVTSAGVLAGLVLAVATGYAILDPLLAVVVAANILFQGWKVISRSIDGLMDKAVPAEEEEAIKQAIAANAGGSLGVHDLKTRQAGPATFVDFHMVVPEAMPVGDAHDICDRIEVAIRAVHPGARIAIHVEPEGEKPHGVRVKTRTG